AGTGCAGAGGCTTGTTCTTGAGTTGATGTATCCAGAGCATTGAGAGCAGCCTGACCTGATAGTGTATAAAAACGAGGCTTGCCCGGTTTTTCATACAGGTTGGTAATAACTCCGGTGTCATCAGATAAGATGATGAACTGGTCGGACTTATGGTCATAACGAACGGAGGATATGCCGAGAACGGGCTTGTCTTTCGTATGACCCAGTGTGACGATTCCCCTGACTGTGTACTTATTTTCAACTGGGGCGGCACTGCTTACCTGAGTCTGTAATAGAAGGAGGGGAAGAAGACAGATTATTTTTCTCATGGTCTGTAAGAGTGCACTTTTTATGATTGTGATAAGCGTAGTCGAAATTATGCGGGGTAAAATATTTTCCTGATAATATTTGCCGGGCTGTTCTCTGGATGAGCCAGATCAGCCCGCCAGCCGACAGAATCGTCATGACTATAAAAAAGACAGCGCTGGAAAGATGGTCGTCAGGGGTTTGCAGGAGGTTGATAAGCCCCTTGGCCTGAATGCCCAGCCCGATAGAAAACAGCGTTCTTGGCAGCATTCCAAAGAACCCTGCAATCAGAAAGGTATTGAACCGGATTTTTAGCGCAGGCATTAACAGGTTCATAACGGCAAAGGGCATTACGGGAGATAGTCTCACCATAATCATCAGAGGCCATTCCTGAAGGCGAAGCCCCTCAAGAAACTGTCGAACTTTTTTCTGTCGTTGAAGGCTTTTTAGAAGGCGTCCACCGTCCAGAAACTGACCGGCTTTGTAACCCAGTGCTGAAGCCAGAAGGTAGGCGGCCAGGGTAAATGCCGTGGCATTCCAGCCAAGGAAATAACCACTGACCAGGGCAATAAAGGTGCTGGGCGTCATTGCCAGTGCCATGGATATGGCACTCAGCAGATACAGCGGCAGCCATTGCAGGGTTTCCAGCCCCAGTAACCATGATTCATGGTGAAACAGCAGGGCGGCAACCAGTGAGCTGAACACCAGAGGCATGCAGCTGAGCAGGCCGAAACCCAGAAGGCTTTTTTTATTGTCTGTCAGAAAAGCACGGATTTTCATAGGGTCAGTCGTTGGGGGCAGTCACAAGCTGGTAGAGGCAGACATCATATAGTACCAGCCACCCTGACAAAACGCACAGTCTGGCATTGTGACTACCGAGCTTAAAATTTACTCTTCTCAGGACGATATGCCTTAAGAGTATTTTCAAAAGGGAACAGCAAATGGAAAGGGTTTCAGGCAGCTCCGGGAAAAGTGTCTCAAAGCCACCTGAGAACACTTCTGAACCTTCAGGCTCTTGTCACGGGCGATCTGTAACGCCAGGCAAAATCCCCGGCATTCCCAGCCACTCTGATGACGGGAACCCTGTCAAAGCCGAAGAGCCAACACAGAAGCCCTTAACTTCAAGAAAGACGTCTTGGGTTGAAACGCAAGGTAAAAGCCGCCTGGCAGCATCGGTCAAAAGAAGCCAACAAACCTCACAGGCAAGAGAAGAGTTAAAAGAACCCTTATTTTCAGTAGATGTCATTGACTGGGAGGGCTCTTTTAATAAACAGCTGGAGCAACTGGCGTCAAACATTCAAACCGCCCTGCGAAAGAACGACACAGAAGCCCAGCGGAAGAAAGAGAAAGAAAGAAAAAGAAAAGCCAAAGAATCCAGAAGGGCAGCAAAGAATAATGCTTCACCATTGATGACACTTGATAGCTCAAGCCATAAGAAAGCTGCAAAAGACCAAAAGCAAAAGCAAAAGCAGGCAGGCTCCGTCAATTACGGATTTTTTCATAGTCACCATCCAGACCGTGACCATAAAATGACCCACTCTCACCTTCTGGCGCACCTGAAAATAGTAGAAAAAATTGAAGATATCCTGCTTGAAATTTTAAAAGCTCCAGCCAGCCAGTCCAACTCCCACGCCATAAGAGCTGAAGCCTTTGAAGAAACACTCATGGAAATAGAAGAGCTTGTGGACGAGTGGAGGGAACTTCCCCCAGGGGATACAACCGTATACCCCAGAGAGGGGCTGAAAGATCTCATTGATCAATTCAGAAGTGAATCCGGCTATGCAATAGAGCGGCCGCTTGAAAATAAATCCAAAGATCAACTGGAAGATGAAGCAAAACAGATAGACTTTTTCCTGAGCCAGTGCCGACAGCTGTTTCCCATTGATGAGTCCGGTTCCCTCAATCGAGCTGACGACACTGATACCCCTGCTACCAGTTACTTCAGGGAAGTGTCTGAAAAAATCAAGGACATGCTCAGATATCAGACAGATTAAGAGGATTCAGGATCACTCTGCACCTGTCAGAGGCTTTCCGTCCACCCTCAACCCTTCCTCGCCCGTAACAGTTTATACCGCTACAATTTCGTCGTTTTACCTTTCCACGGGAGCGGCATTATTAAACCCATTGCCTTGTGCTTACTAATGGCCACTATGGTGCATGCTGTTGTTCTGCTGAGCCCTCTTTTTAACAATGCCCGGAGAGAGCAACCGGCATCACCTAGCCTGACATCCCATAATCACAGCCTCCGTTTAATGTTGAGTCACCCTCAGACCCGGAAGGCCGCCCCTGAAACACCACGACCTGTTTCAGAAACGCCAGCGCTGACCGAAACAACAATAGCGACCAGCCATGCAGATAAGCTATTGAAGCCCCGACGATCTGAAAACAAAACCCCAGCTCCCTCAGCTGAAAAGACAATAGCTGGAAAAGCATTAACTGAAGAGGCTATCGCTAAAGCAACCTTTACCAAAGAAGCCGTCAACGAATCTCCTGACACTCACAAACCAAATGCTTATTCACGCCGACAACCTGACCATAACAGTGATTTTGAGCAGTGGCTGGCAACCTTGCAGTACATGATCAACCAGAACAAAACCTACCCCTACCAGGCGCGACGCCTAAACCGTTCAGGAAACGTTGAGGTCTTGCTGGAAGTGAACCCGGATGGTTCATTGATTAAAGCAGAGATTATTCGCGGTAGAAAAGTGTTCCACAACAGCACCCTCAAAGCCGTTCGCAGTGCTTTTCCGGCAGGTCGAACCCACAAAGACAGACCTGTCACTTTGCACGTGACGGTTCACTACCAGCTCAGACAGCCCTGACACTTCAGCATTCTCTGAGATACCAGAATGAACGTTGGTACTAATGATACCTGGCTCTACCGGCTTATGAGCCCACCCCAGCGAGTCATGGTGGTTTGGGCTGGAAATTGGACTGTTGTGATTATTTGAGGTCAGGCCGGTTATAATGCTCAATTGCTTTTCTTACTCGGAGTATTTTCATGAGTGTCGCATCTCTGAAACGGTCAGGGGCGCTGG
Above is a genomic segment from Endozoicomonas euniceicola containing:
- a CDS encoding TVP38/TMEM64 family protein, yielding MKIRAFLTDNKKSLLGFGLLSCMPLVFSSLVAALLFHHESWLLGLETLQWLPLYLLSAISMALAMTPSTFIALVSGYFLGWNATAFTLAAYLLASALGYKAGQFLDGGRLLKSLQRQKKVRQFLEGLRLQEWPLMIMVRLSPVMPFAVMNLLMPALKIRFNTFLIAGFFGMLPRTLFSIGLGIQAKGLINLLQTPDDHLSSAVFFIVMTILSAGGLIWLIQRTARQILSGKYFTPHNFDYAYHNHKKCTLTDHEKNNLSSSPPSITDSGKQCRPS
- a CDS encoding energy transducer TonB, translated to MLSHPQTRKAAPETPRPVSETPALTETTIATSHADKLLKPRRSENKTPAPSAEKTIAGKALTEEAIAKATFTKEAVNESPDTHKPNAYSRRQPDHNSDFEQWLATLQYMINQNKTYPYQARRLNRSGNVEVLLEVNPDGSLIKAEIIRGRKVFHNSTLKAVRSAFPAGRTHKDRPVTLHVTVHYQLRQP